One window from the genome of Alosa alosa isolate M-15738 ecotype Scorff River chromosome 15, AALO_Geno_1.1, whole genome shotgun sequence encodes:
- the dcun1d5 gene encoding DCN1-like protein 5 isoform X1, translating into MPVKKKRKSSGSDDSGLRKCKITSYCRTQTSSRLINTEDQFSNKKCLAWFYEYTGSDEVVGPEGMEKFCEDIGVEPENIVMLVLAWKLEAENMGFFTKEEWLKGMTSLQCDCTERLQGKLDYLRSQLNDSTVFRHIYRYAFDFARDKDQRSLDMDTAKSMLALLLGRTWPLFPVFHQFLESKYKVMNKDQWYNVLEFSRTVNADLSNYDEDGAWPVLLDEFVEWQKARSAL; encoded by the exons ATGCCtgtgaaaaagaagagaaagtcCTCTGGCTCAGATGACTCTGGTCTTAGAAAGTGTAAAATAACCAG TTACTGCAGAACTCAAACGTCAAGTAGACTGATAAACACAGAGGATCAGTTCTCCAATAAGAAGTGCCTCGCCTGGTTTTATGAATATACAG GTTCTGATGAAGTTGTGGGACCAGAGGGAATGGAGAAATTTTGTGAAGATATTGGTGTGGAGCCAGAGAAT ATTGTTATGTTGGTGCTGGCTTGGAAGCTAGAAGCAGAAAATATGGGTTTCTTCACTAAAGAGGAGTGGCTGAAGGGGATGACCTCACTGCA GTGTGACTGTACAGAGAGGCTACAAGGCAAGCTGGACTACTTGAGGTCTCAGCTTAACGACAGTACAGTGTTCAGGCACATCTACAGATATGCCTTTGATTTTGCTAGG GACAAAGACCAGAGGAGCCTGGATATGGACACAGCGAAATCAATGCTAGCTTTACTCTTAGGAAGGACGTGGCCCTTATTCCCAGTCTTTCATCAGTTCTTGGAG TCTAAGTATAAAGTCATGAACAAGGACCAGTGGTACAATGTCCTAGAGTTCAGTCGCACTGTCAACGCAGACCTCAGTAACTATGATGAGGACGGGGCCT GGCCTGTGCTGTTGGATGAGTTTGTGGAATGGCAGAAGGCTCGGTCGGCATTATAG
- the eif2a gene encoding eukaryotic translation initiation factor 2A isoform X2: protein MAPPLPLLAVRGSDGTTLLQGPPKCAEYPAFQRDARSSKFVTFSKDGSLFSWCNNDKVSVVKTSDGSSVQDFDLPKASFLEFSPQNKVLATWQQYTKTQDNPQGDPNLQLWDLQTGKCIKAFYQKKLQGWCPSWADDESIAVRNVNNELHFFEENNFETIANKLHLQKVSEFALSPGCKPNKVAVYVPGSKGGPSFVRLYQYPNFGGPTSALANKSFFKADRVVMLWNKKASALLVTASTEVDKTGASYYGEQTLHYLATNGESAVVQLPKNGPIYDVAWSPNSTEFCAVYGFMPAKATVFNLKCDPVFDFGTGPRNAVYYSPQAHILVLAGFGNLQGHMEVWDIKKYKQVSKPQAADATFFSWCPDGEHIVTATCSPRLRVGNGYKIWHYTGTVLYKEDTAAGQELWEVQWQPFPAGTFPEKPIKYQAAPSELGSTEAKPTQAYRPPALRNKPVTASSKLHEEEPPQNMRPGAAGVQQMSKSALKNQKKREAKKASKQEKADVPQTEPEPTPTPANPAPASVSSGDHELDKKIKNVKKKLKAIEELKEQQASGKPLQKNQIDKMQKEAQLLKELEDLELGL from the exons ATGGCGCCTCCCTTACCTCTTCTCGCAG TCCGTGGCTCGGACGGGACTACTTTGCTGCAAGGGCCGCCGAAATGTGCGGAGTATCCTGCTTTCCAGAG GGACGCTCGTTCAAGTAAGTTCGTGACTTTCAGCAAAGATGGATCACTGTTCAGCTGGTGCAACAATGACAA GGTCAGTGTTGTGAAGACTTCAGATGGATCCTCTGTTCAGGATTTTGATCTACCCAAGGCATCATTTTTGGAGTTTTCTCCACAGAATAAAGTGCTTGCCACATGGCAACAATATACAA AAACACAGGACAACCCACAGGGAGACCCTAACCTGCAATTATGGGACCTACAGACTGGGAAGTGCATCAAAGCTTTCTATCAGAAAAAACTGCAGGGATG GTGTCCAAGTTGGGCTGATGATGAGAGCATAGCAGTCAGAAATGTTAACAATGAGCTTCACTTCTTTGAAGAGAACAACTTTG AAACCATTGCCAACAAACTTCATTTACAGAAGGTTTCAGAATTTGCTTTGTCTCCAGGATGCAAGCCTAACAAA GTTGCTGTTTATGTCCCTGGGAGCAAGGGTGGTCCTTCTTTTGTTCGGCTTTACCAGTACCCAAACTTTGGAGGGCCAACCTCTGCTCTTGCAAATAAGAGTTTCTTTAAGGCAGATAGAGTGGTGATGCTCTGGAACAAAAAGG CCTCTGCTCTTCTGGTGACTGCAAGTACAGAGGTGGATAAAACTGGAGCCTCCTACTACGGAGAGCAAACCCTACATTATTTGGCCACCAATGGAGAGAGTGCAGTGGTGCAACTAC CAAAGAATGGGCCTATCTATGACGTGGCGTGGAGTCCAAACTCTACTGAATTCTGTGCTGTGTATGGCTTCATGCCTGCCAAGGCCACAGTGTTCAACCTCAAGTGTGACCCGGTCTTCGATTTTGGCACGGGCCCTCGCAACGCGGTCTACTACAGCCCCCAGGCCCACATCCTGGTCCTGGCTGGTTTCGGAAACTTGCAGGGTCACATGGAGGTGTGGGACATCAAGAAGTACAAGCAGGTTTCCAAGCCACAGGCTGCCGACGCCACATTCTTCTCCTGGTGTCCCGACGGGGAACACATCGTCACTGCCACCTGCTCCCCGCGGCTGCGTGTGGGCAACGGCTACAAGATCTGGCACTACACTGGCACAGTACTTTACAAGGAGGACACAGCGGCTGGACAGGAGCTGTGGGAGGTGCAGTGGCAGCCCTTCCCAGCTGGCACTTTCCCAGAGAAGCCAATTAAGTACCAGGCCGCACCAAGTGAGTTGGGCAGCACAGAGGCCAAGCCGACTCAAGCCTACCGGCCGCCAGCCCTCCGTAACAAACCTGTAACTGCTTCCTCCAAACTG CATGAGGAAGAGCCACCACAAAACATGAGGCCAGGAGCTGCAGGTGTGCAGCAAATGTCTAAATCAGCCCTAAAGAACCAGAAGAAACGAGAAGCTAAGAAAGCATCCAAGCAG GAGAAGGCTGATGTGCCACAAACAGAGCCTGAGCCCACTCCCACCCCAGCCAATCCGGCTCCTGCGTCTGTGTCCTCAGGGGACCATGAGCTTGACAAGAAGatcaaaaatgttaaaaag AAATTGAAGGCAATAGAAGAATTAAAGGAACAACAAGCATCTGGTAAACCTCTACAGAAAAATCAG ATTGACAAAATGCAAAAGGAGGCCCAGCTGTTGAAGGAGCTAGAAGACCTTGAACTTGGATTGTGA
- the serp1 gene encoding stress-associated endoplasmic reticulum protein 1, translated as MVAKQRIRMANEKHSKNITQRGNVVKSTRAQDEKVAVGPWLLALFIFVVCGSAIFQIIQSIRMGM; from the exons ATGGTCGCCAAACAGAGAATACGCATGGCCAACGAAAAACACAGCAAAAACATCACGCAAAGAGGAAATGTGGTGAAATCTACG AGGGCTCAAGACGAAAAAGTGGCAGTGGGACCATGGCTTCTTGCATTATTCATATTTGTCGTCTGTGGATCAG CAATTTTCCAGATCATCCAAAGCATCAGGATGGGAATGTAG
- the eif2a gene encoding eukaryotic translation initiation factor 2A isoform X1 yields the protein MAPPLPLLAVRGSDGTTLLQGPPKCAEYPAFQRDARSSKFVTFSKDGSLFSWCNNDKVSVVKTSDGSSVQDFDLPKASFLEFSPQNKVLATWQQYTKTQDNPQGDPNLQLWDLQTGKCIKAFYQKKLQGWCPSWADDESIAVRNVNNELHFFEENNFETIANKLHLQKVSEFALSPGCKPNKVAVYVPGSKGGPSFVRLYQYPNFGGPTSALANKSFFKADRVVMLWNKKASALLVTASTEVDKTGASYYGEQTLHYLATNGESAVVQLPKNGPIYDVAWSPNSTEFCAVYGFMPAKATVFNLKCDPVFDFGTGPRNAVYYSPQAHILVLAGFGNLQGHMEVWDIKKYKQVSKPQAADATFFSWCPDGEHIVTATCSPRLRVGNGYKIWHYTGTVLYKEDTAAGQELWEVQWQPFPAGTFPEKPIKYQAAPSELGSTEAKPTQAYRPPALRNKPVTASSKLHEEEPPQNMRPGAAGVQQMSKSALKNQKKREAKKASKQQEKADVPQTEPEPTPTPANPAPASVSSGDHELDKKIKNVKKKLKAIEELKEQQASGKPLQKNQIDKMQKEAQLLKELEDLELGL from the exons ATGGCGCCTCCCTTACCTCTTCTCGCAG TCCGTGGCTCGGACGGGACTACTTTGCTGCAAGGGCCGCCGAAATGTGCGGAGTATCCTGCTTTCCAGAG GGACGCTCGTTCAAGTAAGTTCGTGACTTTCAGCAAAGATGGATCACTGTTCAGCTGGTGCAACAATGACAA GGTCAGTGTTGTGAAGACTTCAGATGGATCCTCTGTTCAGGATTTTGATCTACCCAAGGCATCATTTTTGGAGTTTTCTCCACAGAATAAAGTGCTTGCCACATGGCAACAATATACAA AAACACAGGACAACCCACAGGGAGACCCTAACCTGCAATTATGGGACCTACAGACTGGGAAGTGCATCAAAGCTTTCTATCAGAAAAAACTGCAGGGATG GTGTCCAAGTTGGGCTGATGATGAGAGCATAGCAGTCAGAAATGTTAACAATGAGCTTCACTTCTTTGAAGAGAACAACTTTG AAACCATTGCCAACAAACTTCATTTACAGAAGGTTTCAGAATTTGCTTTGTCTCCAGGATGCAAGCCTAACAAA GTTGCTGTTTATGTCCCTGGGAGCAAGGGTGGTCCTTCTTTTGTTCGGCTTTACCAGTACCCAAACTTTGGAGGGCCAACCTCTGCTCTTGCAAATAAGAGTTTCTTTAAGGCAGATAGAGTGGTGATGCTCTGGAACAAAAAGG CCTCTGCTCTTCTGGTGACTGCAAGTACAGAGGTGGATAAAACTGGAGCCTCCTACTACGGAGAGCAAACCCTACATTATTTGGCCACCAATGGAGAGAGTGCAGTGGTGCAACTAC CAAAGAATGGGCCTATCTATGACGTGGCGTGGAGTCCAAACTCTACTGAATTCTGTGCTGTGTATGGCTTCATGCCTGCCAAGGCCACAGTGTTCAACCTCAAGTGTGACCCGGTCTTCGATTTTGGCACGGGCCCTCGCAACGCGGTCTACTACAGCCCCCAGGCCCACATCCTGGTCCTGGCTGGTTTCGGAAACTTGCAGGGTCACATGGAGGTGTGGGACATCAAGAAGTACAAGCAGGTTTCCAAGCCACAGGCTGCCGACGCCACATTCTTCTCCTGGTGTCCCGACGGGGAACACATCGTCACTGCCACCTGCTCCCCGCGGCTGCGTGTGGGCAACGGCTACAAGATCTGGCACTACACTGGCACAGTACTTTACAAGGAGGACACAGCGGCTGGACAGGAGCTGTGGGAGGTGCAGTGGCAGCCCTTCCCAGCTGGCACTTTCCCAGAGAAGCCAATTAAGTACCAGGCCGCACCAAGTGAGTTGGGCAGCACAGAGGCCAAGCCGACTCAAGCCTACCGGCCGCCAGCCCTCCGTAACAAACCTGTAACTGCTTCCTCCAAACTG CATGAGGAAGAGCCACCACAAAACATGAGGCCAGGAGCTGCAGGTGTGCAGCAAATGTCTAAATCAGCCCTAAAGAACCAGAAGAAACGAGAAGCTAAGAAAGCATCCAAGCAG CAGGAGAAGGCTGATGTGCCACAAACAGAGCCTGAGCCCACTCCCACCCCAGCCAATCCGGCTCCTGCGTCTGTGTCCTCAGGGGACCATGAGCTTGACAAGAAGatcaaaaatgttaaaaag AAATTGAAGGCAATAGAAGAATTAAAGGAACAACAAGCATCTGGTAAACCTCTACAGAAAAATCAG ATTGACAAAATGCAAAAGGAGGCCCAGCTGTTGAAGGAGCTAGAAGACCTTGAACTTGGATTGTGA
- the pcyt1ab gene encoding phosphate cytidylyltransferase 1A, choline b encodes MEAHSSGQQLSRKRKREEGSNGEAEDGERKAKALRRMPGLTEPAPFADELEEVTGGYVRVTMEEAQKGTPPDRPVRVYADGIFDMFHSGHARALMQAKCLFPNTYLIVGVCSDDLTHKFKGFTVMNEDERYDAISHCRYVDEVVRDAPWTLTPDFLAEHRIDFVAHDDIPYSSAGSDDVYKHIKEAGMFAPTQRTEGISTSDIITRIVRDYDVYVRRNLQRGYTAKELNVSFINEKKYHLQERVDKVKQKVRDVEERSKEFVQKVEEKSIDLIQKWEEKSREFIGNFLQMFGPEGALKHMLKEGKGRMLQAISPRQSPSSSPTREESERSPSPTFRLPFFTKTPPSSCSPPLYSSSLQSISEDEDDED; translated from the exons ATGGAGGCCCACAGTTCAGGTCAGCAGCTCTCACGGAAGAGGAAGCGAGAGGAGGGCTCAAACGGAGAGGCAGAGGATGGAGAGCGCAAAGCAAAGGCCCTACGCCGCATGCCG GGCTTGACAGAGCCAGCGCCCTTTGCCGATGAGCTAGAAGAAGTGACCGGTGGGTATGTACGCGTGACTATGGAGGAGGCACAGAAGGGAACTCCTC CGGACCGGCCAGTGAGAGTGTACGCTGATGGCATTTTTGACATGTTCCATTCGGGGCATGCCAGGGCCCTGATGCAAGCCAAGTGCCTCTTTCCCAACACCTACCTCATTGTAGGAG TGTGCAGTGATGACCTCACGCACAAGTTTAAGGGCTTCACGGTAATGAACGAGGATGAGCGCTATGACGCAATCAGCCATTGCCGCTACGTTGACGAGGTGGTGCGTGACGCACCCTGGACGCTCACGCCCGACTTCCTGGCAGAGCACAGG ATTGACTTTGTCGCCCACGATGACATCCCTTACTCGTCTGCAGGGAGTGATGATGTGTACAAACACATCAAGGAGGCGG gCATGTTTGCTCCCACACAGCGAACTGAAGGCATCTCCACCTCGGACATCATCACACGCATCGTCCGGGACTACGACGTATATGTACGGCGCAACTTGCAGAGAGGCTACACCGCCAAGGAGCTCAACGTCAGCTTCATCAAT GAGAAGAAGTACCACCTGCAAGAGCGCGTGGACAAGGTGAAGCAGAAGGTGCGGGATGTGGAGGAGCGTTCCAAGGAGTTTGTGCagaaggtggaggagaagagcatCGACCTCATCCAGAAGTGGGAGGAGAAGTCCCGCGAGTTCATCGGCAACTTCCTGCAGATGTTTGGCCCAGAGGGGGCACTG AAGCACATGTTGAAGGAGGGGAAGGGCCGGATGCTGCAGGCCATCAGCCCCAGGCAGAGCCCCAGCAGCAGCCCGACGCGGGAGGAGAGCGAGCGCTCGCCCTCGCCCACTTTCCGCCTGCCCTTCTTCACCAAGACGCCCCCCTCGTCCTGCTCGCCCCCCCTCTACAGCAGCAGCCTGCAGAGCATCAGCGAGGACGAGGACGACGAGGATTGA
- the dcun1d5 gene encoding DCN1-like protein 5 isoform X3, with product MPVKKKRKSSGSDDSGLRKCKITSYCRTQTSSRLINTEDQFSNKKCLAWFYEYTGSDEVVGPEGMEKFCEDIGVEPENIVMLVLAWKLEAENMGFFTKEEWLKGMTSLQCDCTERLQGKLDYLRSQLNDSTVFRHIYRYAFDFARDKDQRSLDMDTAKSMLALLLGRTWPLFPVFHQFLEQSKYKVMNKDQWYNVLEFSRTVNADLSNYDEDGAWPVLLDEFVEWQKARSAL from the exons ATGCCtgtgaaaaagaagagaaagtcCTCTGGCTCAGATGACTCTGGTCTTAGAAAGTGTAAAATAACCAG TTACTGCAGAACTCAAACGTCAAGTAGACTGATAAACACAGAGGATCAGTTCTCCAATAAGAAGTGCCTCGCCTGGTTTTATGAATATACAG GTTCTGATGAAGTTGTGGGACCAGAGGGAATGGAGAAATTTTGTGAAGATATTGGTGTGGAGCCAGAGAAT ATTGTTATGTTGGTGCTGGCTTGGAAGCTAGAAGCAGAAAATATGGGTTTCTTCACTAAAGAGGAGTGGCTGAAGGGGATGACCTCACTGCA GTGTGACTGTACAGAGAGGCTACAAGGCAAGCTGGACTACTTGAGGTCTCAGCTTAACGACAGTACAGTGTTCAGGCACATCTACAGATATGCCTTTGATTTTGCTAGG GACAAAGACCAGAGGAGCCTGGATATGGACACAGCGAAATCAATGCTAGCTTTACTCTTAGGAAGGACGTGGCCCTTATTCCCAGTCTTTCATCAGTTCTTGGAG CAGTCTAAGTATAAAGTCATGAACAAGGACCAGTGGTACAATGTCCTAGAGTTCAGTCGCACTGTCAACGCAGACCTCAGTAACTATGATGAGGACGGGGCCT GGCCTGTGCTGTTGGATGAGTTTGTGGAATGGCAGAAGGCTCGGTCGGCATTATAG
- the dcun1d5 gene encoding DCN1-like protein 5 isoform X2, giving the protein MEKLFGLADIKKVSQTLDRLNLVDLNGYGDRRYIDPAQIAKPFGDSIMPVKKKRKSSGSDDSGLRKCKITSYCRTQTSSRLINTEDQFSNKKCLAWFYEYTGSDEVVGPEGMEKFCEDIGVEPENIVMLVLAWKLEAENMGFFTKEEWLKGMTSLQCDCTERLQGKLDYLRSQLNDSTVFRHIYRYAFDFARDKDQRSLDMDTAKSMLALLLGRTWPLFPVFHQFLEQSKYKVMNKDQWYNVLEFSRTVNADLSNYDEDGAWPVLLDEFVEWQKARSAL; this is encoded by the exons ATG GAAAAACTATTCGGACTGGCTGATATTAAGAAGGTATCTCAAACACTGGACCGACTC AACCTGGTAGACTTGAATGGGTACGGAGACCGTAGATACATTG ATCCAGCACAAATAGCCAAGCCTTTTGGTGACTCCATTATGCCtgtgaaaaagaagagaaagtcCTCTGGCTCAGATGACTCTGGTCTTAGAAAGTGTAAAATAACCAG TTACTGCAGAACTCAAACGTCAAGTAGACTGATAAACACAGAGGATCAGTTCTCCAATAAGAAGTGCCTCGCCTGGTTTTATGAATATACAG GTTCTGATGAAGTTGTGGGACCAGAGGGAATGGAGAAATTTTGTGAAGATATTGGTGTGGAGCCAGAGAAT ATTGTTATGTTGGTGCTGGCTTGGAAGCTAGAAGCAGAAAATATGGGTTTCTTCACTAAAGAGGAGTGGCTGAAGGGGATGACCTCACTGCA GTGTGACTGTACAGAGAGGCTACAAGGCAAGCTGGACTACTTGAGGTCTCAGCTTAACGACAGTACAGTGTTCAGGCACATCTACAGATATGCCTTTGATTTTGCTAGG GACAAAGACCAGAGGAGCCTGGATATGGACACAGCGAAATCAATGCTAGCTTTACTCTTAGGAAGGACGTGGCCCTTATTCCCAGTCTTTCATCAGTTCTTGGAG CAGTCTAAGTATAAAGTCATGAACAAGGACCAGTGGTACAATGTCCTAGAGTTCAGTCGCACTGTCAACGCAGACCTCAGTAACTATGATGAGGACGGGGCCT GGCCTGTGCTGTTGGATGAGTTTGTGGAATGGCAGAAGGCTCGGTCGGCATTATAG